From the genome of Bradyrhizobium sp. ORS 278:
CAGATCGCGGCGAGTTGCACGCCTGGGAGCGTGCTGAGGCAGGTCAGATGCTGTCGGGCGATCTGCCCGGCTCCGATGAGCGCGGCCTTCATGACGAGCTGGTCTCCAGGATCCTGAAATAGAAGCTCTCCAGCGCCTGCGCGGCGGCGCTCCAGGCGTATTTGTCGACGGCGACCTGCCGTGCGGCGCTGCCGATGCGGGCCGCCAGATCGGGCGCGCCCAGCAGGCGGCTCACAGCGTCGGTAAAATCAGCCGGATCATTGGCGATGAGAATGTCGCGATCAGGAACGGCCTCGATGCCCTCCGCGCCGAGGCTGGTCGAGACGATGGCTTTGCCCATCGCCATCGCCTCCACGATCTTGAGCCGCGTCCCGCCGCCCAGGCGCAGCGGCACGACGACGGCCGCGGCTGCCGCCAGATGCGGCCGGAGGTCGGGCACGAAGCCGGTGAGCTCGATGCGGGGTCCCGCCAGAGCCTGCAGCGACGGCGGCGGCCGGCCACCGATGATCTTGCAGCGCGCATCCGGATGCCGCGCCGCGATCGCAGGCCAGATGTCCTGAACGAAATGCGTGACGGCATCGATGTTCGGAACGGTCGAGAGCAGCCCGAAATACACCACCGTGCGTCCATCCGGCGCCGGGTCCGAGCTGCGCGGCTGATAGTAATCCGTGTCCGCCGCGTTGGGAATTACTGCCGTGCGGACGTTCGAAAGGTCGCCATGGAGCCGGATCTCGTCGGCCTCGCTGCAGAGATAGACACCATCGGCCTCGGTATAGGCAGCGAGCTCCTCGCGCCGCAGCTTCCGCCAGTTCACGCCGGCATAGAGACGGCGGCCGAGACTGGCGCCCGTGTCGGCGAACTGACGCGCCAGATCGTAGGCGATCTCGTGCGAGTCCACGACCAGGCGCGGCGGCTTCTCGCCGGCTGGAGCTTTACGAAACAGGCAGTGACCAAGATAGGGAAATTCGAGATTGACGATATCGAACCGCGTCGTGGTCAGCAGCCGGTCGAGCACGCTCTGCAACTCCGGCAGCGCCACGCGCAACCGGTCGAAACTCTGCAGCGAGACCAGCGAGCGTAGCTGCAGAAGACGTTTCGCCAGACCATCGCGGCCAGAGGCGTTACGCACCAGAACGACGTCGCGGCAATAGGCCTGCATCGCCTGCCGGCATTCTTCGAGATCGAACGCATCGTCCACCAGCGTCACCGCGGTGACATCGTGGCGACGCGCGAGCTGCGTCATCAGTCCATGCATCCGCGCCTGCGCGCCGGAGCGCGGCGGGCTTGCCGGCATGTGCGAAACATTGAGGATGCTGAGACGCCGGACGTTCGCGGCACCGGCGCTCGCGCGCGCAGTGCGACCCTGCGCTGTCGGCGCAGGGTCCATGACGTCCGGGGCTGAGGTGTCGTGGGCCATGCTCATTTAATATATTTAAATCACGTCAATATTATATACAGCATTTAATGGATGGCGACATCAATCTTGCGCCGCGCTGGCGCCGGTCATAAGCGCCGTCCGGTCACAGCTCACCGTTTCCGGATGACATCCTGGATGATCGTACCTGCGACGCGGAGCGGCTCGACATGCCGGAACACGCCGACGACGACAGCGAGATAGACGCAGCCGCAGAAGCAGCCGGAGAGGATCATCCGAACGATCGGAGGATAGCTTTCGAGCAAGGCAGCCTGCAGCCACCATCCGGCCGCGGCCGTGACGATCGCGCCGATCGTCTGTGGCCCCGCGGCCCGGGCGACGAGCCCGACCCCGATGTCGATCGGCCGCCCCGCAAAGATCACCGACGGCAGGGCGAGCAGCGAATAGCCGATGACGACAGCCCAGGCGACGCCGACCGGGCCGAACGGAAGGCCGGCGCACACGGCCGCAACCTGCGCCACCAGCGACACGATCCCCCATGTCTGCCATCGGTCGGCCCTGCCGAGCGACAGATGCAACCAGCCTTGCGAGCCTTCGACGACATGCGAGATGCCGCGCAGCGCCATGATGCTAAGCAGCGCGCCGGCGGCCTGCCACTTCTGTCCGAGCAGCACCACGGTGAGATCCTCGGCGGTCACGGAGAGAATGGCCGCGGCTGGCATCAGAAAGAAGGCGAGGATCGACAAGGCCGCCGCGTATTTCTCGCGCAGCGCGGACGGGTTGGACTGCAGCTTGCTGAGCGCCGAGCTTCCCACCGCGTGAGTCTGGCTGAGCGCCGTCGACATCGAATTATCGTAGAGGTTCATCGCATTCTGGTAGTAGCCGACCTGATCGGGACGGTAGAACAGCCCGAGCGCGATACGGTCGACCGCCCGCGACAGCGTGTACGCGACCGTGAAGCCGACGACGTGGAGGCCGAACCGCACCATCGATTTCACTTCGTCGTCGAAGACGGGAGCGCCGGGACGCCAGGCGCATGCCGACCACGCCGCGACCACGAGGCAGATCGAGCTGATCACCGGCCGCAGCACCAGGGCCCAGTAGCCATAGCCGGCGACGGCGGCAGCGATCGCGGCGATCGTTCCCGCCAACGTCCCGAACAGCTGGATCTGGCCGATGCGGCCGAACTGCATGGTCCGCCGAAGCAGCGCCATATGCTGGTTGGTCAGACCCGACAGCACGAAGGTGATGGCGACGCTCAGCGCGATCGGCTGCAGCCGGTGATCGCCATAGATCCACGCGATCAGCGGGCTCGACGCGGCGACGATCATCGCCACAGCGACGCCCAGCGCCGTGCTGACCCAGAACAGCGCGCTGACCTGGGCCGGCGTCACCCTGCTCCGCTGCGCGGTCGCATCGAGCAGTCCGAAGTCGATCAGCAGCGGCGCAAAGCTCGTCAGCACGGTGACGATGGCGACGAGGCCAAAATCCTCCGGCGCGAGCAGCCGGGCGAGAACGATGGCCGCGACGATCTGGAGCGCGGCATTACCGTATTGAATGACGATCGAGATGATCCCGCCACGCAACGCCCGGCGTCCGAGATCCTTCGATTCCCGATGTTCTTCGAAATAGGCGGCGACGGTTTGCGACATCGGGCTTCAACCGCTCGCGGCCGCCGCGGTCGACATTCGAACGTCACGTGGCGAGCCAGTGATCAGGCGCATGAAATCCATCCGTCAAAATAGAGCATCGTGAAAACGCCTGCCGGTCCGATTTCAAGGCAGCACAGCAGCGATGACGCCGCTTTGTGGCGGAGAGAAGGAATTAAATCTCACTGCGCCGACAATATCCGCTCTCGATTTAATTTGGCCAGTGGCATCGATCCCTGGGCAGAAACCCCATCGGCGAGCACCCTGAGGCGGTCCTTGCGGGCGGACAGGCCGGGCATCGGCGGCAAACCGGCAGCCTCGAGGATGGTCTCCCACCGATAGACCCAGTCATGACGCAACAGGGTCTGGACGATGCCGCTCCGCCGCATCGCATCCTGCCGCTCCGGTTCGCGGTCCAACTCCTTGATGACGCGATCGATGTCGCTCGAGGTGTGAGGCACGTCGATCACGGCGTCGGGCCAGTCGAACATTTTCGGAAACAGCTCGTTCCGGGGACGCTCTCCCAGCATGATCGCCCCCGCGGCGGCGCCCTCGAGATAGCGATACCCGAACTCCACCTGACGCCCCGTTTCGCCCGGCTCGTCGAACTTGCCGGGATTGACGAGAAAATACCTGCTCCGCTTCGCGAGATTTGCGACCTGCGCGCGGTGCTCGACGAGATCGATCGCCTGGCTGCCGCCGATCGTGTCGTGCAGATAGAAGAAGCTCTTGTCGCGCGCCATCGCGCACAACGTGCGGTGCACGGCCAGCGGCCTGCGGCCCATGCTGTAGACGTCGATCACCCTCTCGGGAGGATCGGGATACGGACAGAACTTCAGCGCGTCGATGGCGAGCGGCAGATGCGCGCAGGCCTTTCCGATCGCGTCGCCGAGCGGCTTCACCGTGCCGATCTGAAAAGGCATCACGAGGTCGAACTTGGCCATCACCTTCAGGAAATGCCGGTGCTTGGC
Proteins encoded in this window:
- a CDS encoding glycosyltransferase family 4 protein; amino-acid sequence: MAHDTSAPDVMDPAPTAQGRTARASAGAANVRRLSILNVSHMPASPPRSGAQARMHGLMTQLARRHDVTAVTLVDDAFDLEECRQAMQAYCRDVVLVRNASGRDGLAKRLLQLRSLVSLQSFDRLRVALPELQSVLDRLLTTTRFDIVNLEFPYLGHCLFRKAPAGEKPPRLVVDSHEIAYDLARQFADTGASLGRRLYAGVNWRKLRREELAAYTEADGVYLCSEADEIRLHGDLSNVRTAVIPNAADTDYYQPRSSDPAPDGRTVVYFGLLSTVPNIDAVTHFVQDIWPAIAARHPDARCKIIGGRPPPSLQALAGPRIELTGFVPDLRPHLAAAAAVVVPLRLGGGTRLKIVEAMAMGKAIVSTSLGAEGIEAVPDRDILIANDPADFTDAVSRLLGAPDLAARIGSAARQVAVDKYAWSAAAQALESFYFRILETSSS
- a CDS encoding lipopolysaccharide biosynthesis protein, with product MSQTVAAYFEEHRESKDLGRRALRGGIISIVIQYGNAALQIVAAIVLARLLAPEDFGLVAIVTVLTSFAPLLIDFGLLDATAQRSRVTPAQVSALFWVSTALGVAVAMIVAASSPLIAWIYGDHRLQPIALSVAITFVLSGLTNQHMALLRRTMQFGRIGQIQLFGTLAGTIAAIAAAVAGYGYWALVLRPVISSICLVVAAWSACAWRPGAPVFDDEVKSMVRFGLHVVGFTVAYTLSRAVDRIALGLFYRPDQVGYYQNAMNLYDNSMSTALSQTHAVGSSALSKLQSNPSALREKYAAALSILAFFLMPAAAILSVTAEDLTVVLLGQKWQAAGALLSIMALRGISHVVEGSQGWLHLSLGRADRWQTWGIVSLVAQVAAVCAGLPFGPVGVAWAVVIGYSLLALPSVIFAGRPIDIGVGLVARAAGPQTIGAIVTAAAGWWLQAALLESYPPIVRMILSGCFCGCVYLAVVVGVFRHVEPLRVAGTIIQDVIRKR
- a CDS encoding glycosyltransferase, which produces MSSQPDIPRILVFSLRNIFGKALNRGPHAEFEDIICEVDSAELLAPRLDPTSRRASFATRLGYHAPILLNPGLPRIPARQPYDVVFAICGFPQDLIMFDAIEDIRASSKLSVCLLDELWLKDIAKHRHFLKVMAKFDLVMPFQIGTVKPLGDAIGKACAHLPLAIDALKFCPYPDPPERVIDVYSMGRRPLAVHRTLCAMARDKSFFYLHDTIGGSQAIDLVEHRAQVANLAKRSRYFLVNPGKFDEPGETGRQVEFGYRYLEGAAAGAIMLGERPRNELFPKMFDWPDAVIDVPHTSSDIDRVIKELDREPERQDAMRRSGIVQTLLRHDWVYRWETILEAAGLPPMPGLSARKDRLRVLADGVSAQGSMPLAKLNRERILSAQ